In Populus nigra chromosome 1, ddPopNigr1.1, whole genome shotgun sequence, one genomic interval encodes:
- the LOC133680652 gene encoding cytochrome b-c1 complex subunit Rieske-4, mitochondrial-like encodes MLRVAGRRLSSLPWRSSQSQTTSAFVSRNTAFVSDDGRDSAASSRPILSPYQFSFPSDLIRGFSSGALTSGHDMGIISDLPPTVAAVKNPTSKIVYDEHNHERYPPGDPSKRAFAYFVLTGGRFVYASLIRLLILKFVLSMSASKDVLAMASLEVDLSSIEPGSTVTVKWRGKPVFIRRRTEDDIKLANSVDLASLRDPQEDAARVKNPEWLVVVGVCTHLGCIPLPNAGDFGGWFCPCHGSHYDISGRIRKGPAPYNLEVPTYSFMEENKLLVG; translated from the exons ATGTTGAGAGTAGCAGGGAGGAGGCTCTCATCTTTACCATGGAGGTCCTCGCAGTCGCAGACAACCTCCGCCTTCGTCTCTCGAAACACTGCTTTCGTTAGCGATGATGGTCGTGAttctgctgcctcttccagaCCCATCCTCTCCCCTTATCAATTCTCCTTCCCTTCAGATCTAATCAGAG GGTTTTCTTCTGGAGCCCTTACTTCAGGACATGATATGGGTATCATCTCAGATCTCCCGCCTACTGTAGCAGCTGTGAAGAATCCCACCTCAAAGATTGTCTATGACGAGCACAATCATGAGCGTTATCCACCTGGTGACCCCAGCAAGCGTGCCTTTGCCTATTTTGTCTTGACTGGTGGCCGGTTTGTGTATGCCTCCTTAATCCGTCTTCTGATTCTCAAGTTTGTTCTGAGCATGTCTGCTAGCAAAGATGTCCTTGCCATGGCCTCCCTTGAGGTTGATCTCTCTAGCATCGAGCCTGGCTCAACTGTTACAGTGAAGTGGCGTGGAAAGCCAGTTTTCATCAGGAGACGAACTGAAGACGATATTAAGCTAGCTAACAGTGTTGATCTTGCATCCCTCCGTGACCCGCAGGAGGATGCTGCCAGGGTCAAGAATCCAGAATGGCTTGTGGTTGTTGGGGTCTGCACCCACTTGGGGTGCATTCCATTACCTAATGCTGGTGATTTTGGTGGCTGGTTTTGTCCTTGCCATGGTTCACACTATGACATCTCTGGCAGGATTCGCAAGGGTCCAGCACCCTATAATTTAGAGGTCCCCACTTACAGTTTCATGGAGGAGAACAAGCTACTTGTTGGATGA